A window of the Brassica oleracea var. oleracea cultivar TO1000 chromosome C1, BOL, whole genome shotgun sequence genome harbors these coding sequences:
- the LOC106333529 gene encoding uncharacterized protein LOC106333529, protein MANRDLMLGQNHNIGITQDQSLVLSHNHTLELGQNHDMGLEQPHHELDLAHQHEEDHELDLGVHNENQEEEEHHHHHHDYMNENELSIDQKPGHEDEDVDPENQMFSLSGTNENLELAIDSTHEIEIDHHGEMVMVTTPVQARALSAESTYQLTVGQEFPDVKSCRRALRDMAIAQHFEMQTIKSDKTRFTAKCSTEGCPWRVHAAKLPGVPTFTIRTIHESHTCGGINHLGHQQASVQWVATSVEQRLRENPNCKPKEILEEIHRVHGITLSYKQAWRGKERIMATMRGSFEEGYRLLPQYCHQVKRTNPGSIASVYGYPSDDCFQRLFISFQASIYGFLNACRPLIGLDRTYLKSKYLGTLLLATGFDGDGALFPLAFGIVDEENDENWMWFLCELHNLLETNTENMPRLTILSDRQKGIVEGVEQNFPTAFHGFCMRHLSESFRKEFNNTLLVNYLWEAAQALTVIEFEAKLLEVEEASQDAAYWIRRIPPRLWATAYFEGQRFGHLTANIVESLNSWIGEASGLPIIQMMECIRRQLMTWFNERRETSMQWTSILVPSAERRVAEALELARTYQVLRANEAEFEVISHEGNNIVDIRNRCCLCRGWQLYGLPCAHAVAALLSCRQNVHRFTESCFTVATYRKTYSQTIHPIPDKSLWREMSEGDPDVGRAGLDVVINPPKSLRPAGRPRKRRARAEDRGRVKRVVHCSRCNQTGHFRTTCAAPI, encoded by the coding sequence ATGGCCAATCGCGATTTAATGCTAGGACAGAACCACAACATCGGTATAACCCAAGATCAATCACTGGTCCTCAGTCACAACCACACGCTAGAACTTGGTCAAAACCACGACATGGGCTTAGAACAACCTCATCACGAACTTGACTTAGCACATCAACATGAAGAAGATCACGAGCTAGACTTAGGAGTACACAACGAAAACCAAGAGGAAGAAGAACATCATCACCATCATCACGATTACATGAACGAGAACGAACTCTCTATTGATCAAAAGCCTGGACACGAAGACGAAGACGTTGATCCAGAGAACCAAATGTTCTCCTTATCCGGCACCAACGAGAACCTCGAGCTAGCCATCGACTCAACCCACGAGATCGAAATCGACCACCACGGCGAGATGGTAATGGTCACCACCCCCGTCCAAGCCCGCGCCCTCTCCGCCGAGTCAACCTACCAGCTAACCGTCGGGCAAGAGTTCCCAGACGTCAAGAGCTGCCGCAGAGCGCTAAGAGACATGGCCATCGCTCAGCACTTCGAAATGCAAACCATAAAATCAGACAAAACACGATTTACAGCCAAATGCTCTACCGAAGGATGCCCGTGGAGAGTCCACGCAGCTAAGCTCCCGGGCGTCCCGACGTTCACTATCCGTACCATCCACGAAAGCCACACGTGCGGAGGGATCAACCACTTGGGCCACCAGCAGGCCTCCGTCCAGTGGGTGGCCACCTCCGTGGAGCAGCGTCTCCGCGAGAATCCCAACTGCAAACCTAAAGAGATTCTCGAGGAGATACACCGCGTCCACGGCATCACGTTATCCTACAAGCAAGCGTGGCGCGGTAAAGAGAGGATCATGGCCACCATGCGCGGCTCATTCGAGGAAGGCTACAGGCTACTCCCTCAGTACTGCCACCAGGTCAAGAGGACTAATCCTGGAAGCATCGCTTCGGTATACGGTTATCCGTCCGACGACTGCTTCCAGCGTCTCTTCATATCCTTCCAAGCTTCCATCTACGGGTTCCTAAACGCCTGCCGCCCGCTTATTGGTCTAGACAGAACCTATCTCAAAAGCAAGTACTTGGGGACGCTGCTTTTAGCGACCGGGTTCGACGGAGACGGCGCGCTGTTTCCGCTAGCGTTTGGGATTGTAGACGAGGAAAACGACGAGAACTGGATGTGGTTCTTGTGTGAGCTTCATAATCTTCTCGAAACCAACACCGAGAACATGCCGAGGCTCACTATACTATCCGATAGACAGAAGGGGATAGTCGAAGGAGTCGAACAGAACTTCCCAACGGCCTTTCACGGCTTCTGCATGAGGCACTTAAGCGAGAGCTTCCGTAAGGAGTTTAACAACACGCTCTTAGTTAACTACCTCTGGGAAGCGGCTCAAGCTCTTACCGTGATTGAGTTTGAAGCTAAACTACTTGAAGTGGAAGAGGCTTCTCAAGACGCTGCGTACTGGATCAGACGTATCCCTCCGAGGCTGTGGGCCACTGCCTACTTCGAAGGGCAAAGGTTTGGACACTTGACGGCTAATATAGTCGAGTCGCTGAACTCGTGGATCGGCGAAGCGTCCGGGCTTCCGATTATCCAGATGATGGAATGCATCAGGAGGCAGCTGATGACTTGGTTCAACGAAAGGCGGGAGACCAGCATGCAGTGGACTTCGATACTCGTCCCAAGCGCCGAGCGCCGCGTGGCCGAGGCGCTCGAGCTCGCGAGGACCTATCAGGTCCTCAGAGCGAACGAGGCTGAGTTCGAAGTTATATCTCACGAAGGGAACAACATTGTTGATATAAGGAACAGGTGTTGTCTTTGTAGAGGGTGGCAGTTATACGGTTTGCCCTGTGCGCACGCCGTGGCGGCGCTTTTGTCTTGTAGGCAGAATGTTCATAGGTTCACTGAGAGCTGTTTCACTGTGGCGACGTATAGGAAGACTTACTCTCAGACGATTCATCCGATTCCGGATAAGAGTCTTTGGAGAGAGATGTCTGAGGGAGATCCGGATGTGGGTAGAGCTGGTCTTGATGTTGTTATAAACCCGCCTAAGTCGCTGAGACCGGCTGGTAGGCCGAGGAAGAGGCGGGCTAGGGCTGAGGATAGAGGACGTGTGAAGAGGGTTGTGCATTGTAGCAGGTGTAACCAGACTGGTCATTTCAGAACCACTTGTGCTGCACCCATTTGA